A genomic stretch from Halobellus sp. LT62 includes:
- a CDS encoding CRISPR-associated protein Cas4, protein MPISHLARAAYCPRQLYYARRDDDHEPPPDVAAVRELAFAYDRNRTATDETLRRLPIAVAPGTYRRNLASLAEREDYDRLAAPRTRDAVLTGRDCHGIAHKLLAPAVDSDVPNGSACDGPAASTAERAESPPTPTIVSPGDPPPQGVWDPQRVRAVAVAKALAWERGREIPRALVEYPAHGVVRTVRLTTRNKSAYRRTLWTVKSMSGVPARVRDTAKCDACDYRATCGTKTRSLKTLLGLG, encoded by the coding sequence ATCCCGATCTCGCACCTCGCGCGTGCGGCGTACTGCCCGCGACAGCTCTACTACGCGCGCCGCGACGACGACCACGAGCCGCCACCGGACGTGGCCGCCGTCCGCGAGTTGGCGTTCGCCTATGACCGAAACCGGACCGCGACCGACGAGACCCTCCGTCGGCTGCCGATCGCGGTCGCCCCGGGGACGTATCGGCGGAACCTCGCTTCGCTCGCCGAACGGGAGGACTACGATCGGCTCGCGGCCCCGCGGACGCGGGATGCGGTCCTCACCGGCCGCGACTGCCACGGGATCGCCCACAAGCTACTCGCGCCGGCGGTCGACAGCGACGTCCCGAACGGGTCCGCGTGTGACGGTCCCGCCGCCTCGACGGCGGAGCGAGCGGAATCGCCGCCGACGCCGACGATCGTCTCGCCCGGCGACCCGCCGCCGCAGGGCGTCTGGGATCCCCAGCGGGTCCGCGCCGTCGCGGTCGCGAAGGCGCTCGCGTGGGAGCGCGGCCGGGAGATCCCCCGAGCGCTCGTCGAGTATCCGGCGCACGGCGTCGTCCGGACCGTCCGGCTGACGACGCGGAACAAGAGCGCCTATCGACGGACCCTGTGGACGGTCAAGTCGATGTCGGGCGTGCCCGCTCGCGTGCGTGACACCGCCAAGTGCGACGCCTGTGACTACCGCGCGACCTGCGGGACGAAGACGCGATCGCTGAAGACGTTGCTCGGGCTCGGGTGA
- a CDS encoding L-threonylcarbamoyladenylate synthase, translating into MTDFDETADPELAAAIDEAVAAIDRGEAVVYPTETVYGLGADAADSAAVERVFELKGRDRSKPLSLGVPSIDAARRYTRPSERAVRFMRAFLPGPVTVVVERKPALPDALTAGGDRVGVRIPDHEVALSLFERVAPTPVTATSANVSGSPSVTDVGSLDPTLRESVGAVVDAGPTPGTESTVVDPERNVVHRRGAMADAIVAWLADEAGSEPIVEDG; encoded by the coding sequence ATGACGGATTTCGACGAGACGGCGGACCCCGAACTCGCGGCCGCCATCGACGAGGCGGTCGCGGCGATCGACCGCGGCGAGGCCGTGGTCTACCCGACGGAAACGGTCTACGGACTCGGTGCCGACGCGGCCGACTCGGCGGCAGTCGAGCGCGTCTTCGAGCTCAAGGGCCGCGACCGGTCGAAACCGCTCTCGCTCGGCGTCCCGAGCATCGACGCCGCGCGTCGGTACACCCGTCCGAGCGAGCGGGCCGTGCGGTTTATGCGGGCGTTTCTCCCCGGCCCGGTCACCGTCGTCGTCGAGCGGAAGCCCGCCCTGCCGGACGCCCTCACGGCCGGCGGCGACCGCGTCGGCGTGCGGATCCCGGACCACGAGGTGGCGCTGTCGCTGTTCGAGCGGGTCGCGCCGACGCCGGTCACGGCCACGAGCGCGAACGTCAGCGGATCGCCGAGCGTCACCGACGTCGGGTCGTTGGATCCGACGCTCCGCGAGTCGGTCGGGGCCGTCGTCGACGCGGGACCGACGCCCGGGACCGAGAGCACGGTCGTCGACCCCGAGCGCAACGTCGTCCACCGGCGCGGCGCGATGGCCGACGCAATCGTCGCGTGGCTGGCCGACGAGGCCGGCTCCGAACCGATTGTCGAGGACGGCTGA
- a CDS encoding redoxin domain-containing protein, with protein sequence MELDFEVVSLPASDHPTEGETAPDFTRPLVNDEYWEDASLSAVTDEGPTLLVFHPMDGAFPTTYIWNEIDDRGFAEDVRVVGVSVSSPYEHKSLLKERADGAGLFSDPAADLATEYGIENPLDGMTGVTEHRPAAFLLDESRTVQYAWVAEEWPAFPEYDEIEAAIADLA encoded by the coding sequence ATGGAGCTCGACTTCGAGGTCGTCTCCCTGCCCGCGAGCGACCATCCGACCGAGGGCGAGACCGCGCCCGATTTCACCCGCCCGCTCGTGAACGACGAGTACTGGGAGGACGCGTCGCTCTCGGCGGTCACCGACGAGGGACCGACGCTCCTCGTGTTCCACCCGATGGACGGCGCGTTCCCGACGACGTACATCTGGAACGAGATCGACGACCGCGGGTTCGCCGAGGACGTGCGGGTCGTCGGCGTCTCCGTCTCCTCGCCGTACGAGCACAAGTCACTCCTGAAGGAACGCGCCGACGGCGCGGGTCTCTTCTCGGACCCCGCGGCCGACCTCGCGACGGAATACGGGATCGAGAACCCGCTCGACGGGATGACCGGGGTGACAGAGCACCGACCGGCCGCGTTCCTCCTCGACGAGTCGCGGACGGTACAGTACGCGTGGGTCGCCGAGGAGTGGCCCGCGTTCCCCGAGTACGACGAGATCGAGGCCGCCATCGCCGACCTCGCGTAA
- a CDS encoding glutathione S-transferase N-terminal domain-containing protein, with translation MSESDPQITLYRLQACPYCERVVRVLDELDLPYRSRFVEPMHADRNVVKRVSGKRSVPAIVDETTGVTMSESANIVEYLTRTYGDGGAA, from the coding sequence ATGAGCGAGTCCGACCCACAGATCACGCTGTATCGGCTCCAAGCGTGTCCGTACTGCGAGCGAGTCGTCCGCGTGCTCGACGAGCTCGACCTCCCGTATCGATCGCGGTTCGTCGAACCGATGCACGCCGACCGCAACGTTGTCAAGCGCGTCTCGGGCAAGCGGAGCGTCCCCGCAATCGTCGACGAGACCACCGGCGTCACGATGTCGGAGTCGGCCAACATCGTCGAGTACCTCACGAGGACCTACGGCGACGGGGGTGCCGCCTGA
- a CDS encoding FKBP-type peptidyl-prolyl cis-trans isomerase — protein sequence MAIEAGDRVAIEYVGRFEDGTVFGTSRYAVAVENGLDDAQEREESDYGPLAFIVGAGEVIEGLDRAVRGLSVGEETTVTVSPESAYGEASEERVRTYDPDTFESMVGESPEVGLHVHAQNGLHGDVVAVTDESVEVDFNHELAGRTLVFELEVVDVAEEPN from the coding sequence ATGGCCATCGAGGCGGGCGACCGAGTCGCGATCGAGTACGTCGGGCGGTTCGAGGACGGGACGGTCTTCGGAACCTCCAGATACGCCGTCGCGGTCGAGAACGGCCTCGACGACGCCCAAGAGCGCGAGGAGAGCGACTACGGGCCACTGGCGTTCATCGTCGGCGCGGGCGAGGTGATCGAGGGGCTCGACAGGGCGGTTCGCGGGCTGTCGGTCGGCGAGGAGACCACCGTCACCGTGTCGCCGGAGTCGGCCTACGGCGAAGCGAGCGAGGAGCGCGTGCGAACGTACGATCCCGACACGTTCGAGTCGATGGTCGGCGAGTCGCCCGAAGTCGGCCTGCACGTCCACGCGCAGAACGGCCTCCACGGCGACGTCGTCGCCGTCACCGACGAGAGCGTCGAGGTCGACTTCAACCACGAACTCGCCGGCCGGACGCTCGTTTTCGAGCTCGAAGTCGTCGACGTCGCCGAGGAACCCAACTGA
- a CDS encoding hemolysin family protein: MVVIIGAVAILFLIALSAFFSSSEIAMFSLAKHRVDSLVEDNVPRAETVSELKSNPHRLLVTILVGNNIVNIAMSSIATAIVGIYFDPGTAVLASTFGITTLVLLFGESAPKSYAVENTESWALRIARPLKYSEYALLPLVVVFDYLTRVINKVTGGRSAIETSYITRDEIQDLIQTGEREGVIEEEEREMLDRIFRFNQTIAKEVMTPRLDMTAVPKDATLDEAIETCVQSDHERVPVYDGNLDNIIGIVTIRDLVREKHYGTGTASLTDLVQPTLHVPESKNVDELLTEIQDNRLRMVIVIDEFGTTEGLVTLEDMVEEIVGDILEDDEEESFEYVDDREMLVRGEVNIDEVNEELGLELPEGEEFETLAGFIFNRAGRLVEEGEEITFDGITIRIEQVDNTRIMKARITIPETPDPDGEEPDAEADAERSESATQE, translated from the coding sequence ATGGTGGTGATCATTGGCGCGGTCGCGATTCTGTTCCTGATCGCCCTCTCGGCGTTCTTCTCGTCCTCGGAGATCGCGATGTTCTCGCTGGCGAAGCACCGCGTCGACTCGCTCGTCGAGGACAACGTCCCGAGAGCGGAGACCGTCAGCGAACTCAAGTCGAACCCCCACCGGCTCCTAGTGACGATCCTCGTCGGGAACAACATCGTCAACATCGCGATGTCATCGATCGCGACGGCGATCGTCGGGATCTACTTCGACCCGGGAACGGCCGTGCTGGCCTCGACGTTCGGTATCACGACGCTCGTCTTGCTCTTCGGCGAGAGCGCGCCGAAGTCCTACGCCGTCGAGAACACCGAATCGTGGGCGCTGCGGATCGCGCGACCGTTGAAGTACTCCGAGTACGCCCTCCTCCCGCTGGTGGTCGTCTTCGACTACCTGACGCGCGTCATCAACAAGGTGACGGGCGGCCGCTCGGCGATCGAGACCTCCTACATCACCCGCGACGAGATCCAAGACCTCATTCAGACGGGCGAGCGCGAGGGCGTCATCGAGGAGGAAGAGCGGGAGATGCTCGACCGTATCTTCCGATTCAATCAGACGATTGCCAAGGAAGTGATGACGCCGCGACTCGATATGACGGCCGTCCCGAAGGACGCCACTCTCGACGAGGCTATCGAGACGTGCGTCCAATCCGATCACGAGCGCGTTCCCGTCTACGACGGCAACCTCGACAACATCATCGGCATCGTCACGATCCGCGACCTCGTGAGAGAGAAACACTACGGGACGGGGACCGCATCGCTGACGGACCTCGTCCAGCCGACGCTGCACGTCCCCGAGTCGAAGAACGTCGACGAGTTGTTGACAGAGATCCAAGACAACCGTCTGCGGATGGTGATCGTCATCGACGAGTTCGGGACGACCGAGGGGCTCGTGACGCTCGAAGACATGGTCGAAGAGATCGTCGGTGACATCCTCGAGGACGACGAGGAGGAGTCCTTCGAGTACGTCGACGACCGCGAGATGCTCGTCCGCGGCGAGGTCAACATCGACGAGGTCAACGAGGAACTCGGCCTCGAACTCCCGGAGGGCGAGGAGTTCGAGACGCTCGCGGGGTTCATTTTCAACCGCGCCGGACGGCTGGTCGAGGAGGGCGAGGAGATCACCTTCGACGGGATCACGATCCGCATCGAGCAGGTCGACAACACCCGGATTATGAAGGCGCGAATCACGATTCCCGAAACGCCCGACCCCGACGGCGAGGAGCCGGACGCGGAGGCCGACGCCGAGCGCTCGGAGTCCGCGACGCAGGAGTGA